One genomic segment of Burkholderiaceae bacterium includes these proteins:
- a CDS encoding enoyl-CoA hydratase/isomerase family protein, translated as MSDTELELLSRRDGPVLHLQLNRPDKGNALSAALVDALAEAVATAAQDDSLRLLVLSGAGRHFCTGFDLSRLDQETDDSLLARFTRVELMLQGVHGAPFTTLALAHGRTMGAGADLFAACDERWIVGEASFAFPGAGFGLVLGTARLARLVGPHRAADWIESGRPIDAEQACASGLATRRIDAQALDGECEHLRTRVGRLDPVTQRAIHAAIAGGDRRGSAGDAEDLARLVRSAARPGLRERIAAYRAAQHKR; from the coding sequence ATGAGCGACACCGAACTCGAGCTGCTGAGCCGGCGCGACGGTCCGGTGCTGCACCTGCAGTTGAACCGGCCGGACAAAGGCAACGCACTGTCGGCGGCGCTGGTGGATGCCCTGGCCGAGGCGGTGGCAACGGCCGCCCAGGACGATTCCCTTCGCTTGCTGGTGCTCTCCGGCGCCGGCCGGCATTTCTGCACCGGCTTCGATCTGTCCAGACTTGATCAGGAAACCGACGACAGCCTGCTGGCGCGCTTCACCCGCGTCGAGTTGATGCTGCAGGGCGTGCACGGCGCCCCATTCACCACGCTGGCGTTGGCCCACGGCCGCACCATGGGCGCGGGCGCCGACCTGTTCGCCGCCTGCGACGAACGCTGGATCGTGGGCGAGGCCAGCTTCGCCTTTCCGGGCGCCGGCTTCGGGCTGGTGCTGGGCACCGCCCGCCTCGCGCGCCTGGTGGGGCCCCACCGCGCGGCCGACTGGATCGAGTCGGGCCGGCCGATCGACGCCGAACAGGCTTGCGCCAGCGGCCTGGCCACACGCCGCATCGACGCGCAAGCCCTCGATGGCGAATGCGAGCACCTGCGCACGCGCGTCGGCCGGCTCGATCCGGTCACGCAGCGCGCCATCCACGCCGCCATCGCGGGGGGCGATCGGCGTGGATCTGCAGGCGATGCCGAAGATCTCGCCCGCCTGGTGCGCTCGGCCGCCCGTCCAGGCCTGCGCGAGCGCATCGCGGCCTATCGCGCTGCGCAGCACAAGCGTTGA
- a CDS encoding cysteine dioxygenase, with the protein MTSESRLLTFVAAMTRLAQAHPGDEDHLIDGATPLMKDLVAHDDWLPAAMAASHPQYYQQHLLYGDPLDRFSLVSFVWGPGQKTPVHDHTVWGIIGMLRGRECAQRYVRGADGQLALDGAEATLLPGELDIVSPTRGDIHVVRNALADEVSISIHLYGGNIGRIARHVFVPETGAVKDFVSGYSNALSPNLWARPAA; encoded by the coding sequence CCTTCGTCGCCGCGATGACGCGGCTGGCCCAGGCCCATCCGGGTGACGAGGACCACCTGATCGACGGTGCCACGCCGCTGATGAAGGATCTGGTCGCGCACGACGACTGGCTGCCCGCCGCCATGGCCGCTTCGCACCCGCAGTACTACCAGCAGCACCTGCTTTACGGCGATCCGCTGGACCGCTTCTCGCTGGTCAGCTTCGTCTGGGGGCCGGGCCAGAAGACGCCGGTGCACGACCACACCGTGTGGGGCATCATCGGCATGCTGCGCGGCCGCGAGTGCGCGCAGCGCTACGTGCGCGGCGCGGATGGCCAACTGGCGCTGGACGGCGCCGAGGCCACGCTGCTGCCGGGCGAGCTGGACATCGTCTCGCCCACGCGCGGCGACATCCACGTGGTGCGCAACGCGCTGGCCGACGAGGTGTCCATCAGCATCCACCTCTACGGCGGCAACATCGGCCGCATCGCGCGGCATGTGTTCGTGCCCGAGACCGGCGCGGTGAAGGATTTCGTCTCGGGCTACTCCAACGCGCTGTCGCCCAACCTGTGGGCCAGGCCTGCTGCATGA